The nucleotide window TGGACGACTTTTTGGCCGTCGTAAAGCCGCGGCGGGCTCGCGTTGACAGCGAATGGACGCCTCGCGGTGGTCTGCGCAGTAACATCACGGTCGAATACCCCGAGCCGTAAGGGCACGCCGGGCGACCGCCCGCCACCCGTTTCCAGATTCCCACCTAAGAAGACCGCTACGTCCACCATGACCTGCCCGCCCATTTTGTTGTCCGGCTTTGCCGATGAATCCGCCAATGAAAAATTGGCGATCCAGCAGTACACCGCGTTTGCCGCGATCGGATTGAAGTATTACAGCATCCGGTTTGTCGACGCCGGTGACGGCATCAAGAACGTGATGGCGTTGTCGGAAAAAGAGATCAATCACCTGGTCAAATTGCAGGCCGATTACGGGCTGAAGGTCAGCAGCATCGGTTCGCCGATCGGCAAGGTGAAGCTGTTGGATCAGGAAGACGGGACGCAGAACAAGTTCATTCCGTTTGATCAGTATCTGGCCAACGACGTGCAAACGGCCTGTGACCGTGCCGAAGCGTTCGGATGCAAACTGTTGCGAGGTTTTTCGTTCTATCATCCCAAGGGAACCGCACCGGAAGACCACCTGGATCAGGTTTGCGATCAACTGTCGGCGATCGCCGAAGCCTGTGACGCGCGTGGATTGACGTTCGGCTTGGAAGTCGAAGCGAACTTGGTCGGGCAAAGCGGCGACTTGTTGGCAAAGATTGCCAGCCAGGTGAACCATCCCGCGATGGTCACGATCTTTGACGGCGCGAATATCGTCATGCAGGGCTTCACGCCGGATCAGGTGTACCGCCAGTATTTGGCGATGAAGCCGAGTCTGGGGTGGCTGCACATCAAGGATTACAGCGATCCCGCGCTGACCGGTCGCGTCGAACACGTCGACGAAGAATCGGCCAGCCATTTCGTGCCGGCCGATCGTGGGGACAGTGCCCATGAAGCGATTCTGCGCGACTTGCGTGATGTCATGCCGACGTTGAACGAACGGATGACGGCGCGTGGCGTCGACGGCGTCTTCATGGACTTGGAACCGCACCTGAAGGGTGGCGGCCAGTTCGGCGGGTTCAGCGGTCCGGACGGTATGGGCGTCGCCGTGCGTGCGTTGTGCCGAGTGTTGGACTACGTGGACTTGCCGTGCCAGCTAAGGACGTTTGACGATTTGAAATAACGCGATCCAAAGCTGCACGATTCCAGACAACGCTTTGTGCCGACCGCCGGGGCATCTGCCGGGCGGCGTTGCGTTGAACGTATGCCGTTTTGTTTTTGGTTGACTGAGTTAGCAGAGTTGACTGAATGCCATGAACCGGGACCCCGACCATCGCTTGACCCAGTTGGAGATACAGCTGGCACATCAAATCCGCTTGTTGGATCAATTGAACGACGTGGTGGTCGAAC belongs to Crateriforma spongiae and includes:
- a CDS encoding sugar phosphate isomerase/epimerase family protein, with the protein product MTCPPILLSGFADESANEKLAIQQYTAFAAIGLKYYSIRFVDAGDGIKNVMALSEKEINHLVKLQADYGLKVSSIGSPIGKVKLLDQEDGTQNKFIPFDQYLANDVQTACDRAEAFGCKLLRGFSFYHPKGTAPEDHLDQVCDQLSAIAEACDARGLTFGLEVEANLVGQSGDLLAKIASQVNHPAMVTIFDGANIVMQGFTPDQVYRQYLAMKPSLGWLHIKDYSDPALTGRVEHVDEESASHFVPADRGDSAHEAILRDLRDVMPTLNERMTARGVDGVFMDLEPHLKGGGQFGGFSGPDGMGVAVRALCRVLDYVDLPCQLRTFDDLK